Proteins encoded together in one Lathyrus oleraceus cultivar Zhongwan6 chromosome 5, CAAS_Psat_ZW6_1.0, whole genome shotgun sequence window:
- the LOC127088165 gene encoding uncharacterized protein LOC127088165, whose translation MARGKCFWISSYNNTTLFLCFFNLAIVALFVFHSLYASLSIHSTNVSHKVVVSYSPDQIWKMEESVQIREASIPVELVKSVKALEREFSIENLVVELPRNIKQKIVDEILHRLRSLNSNSTDIAKEREVIESWRKEKLKEVRLTHVKGNSNYTISLEETGMLLRALESDWDVLCKEVGLWIPAQLVNEEHDDNPEGREDIEEEVLPGRTLPSECHAELHTDYDGTAVRWGLTHHKDSAAECCEACLDLARQGEKKCNIWVYCPSEFGCYSPDIYQHKHQECWLKYDERPQLNFKDKYPESYQNSYPAAPIVVPWVSGVVSL comes from the exons ATGGCCAGAGGGAAGTGCTTTTGGATTTCTTCCTACAACAATACTACTCTCTTTCTTTGCTTTTTCAATCTTGCCATCGTTGCTCTCTTCGTTTTTCACTCTCTTTATGCTTCTCTTTCTATTCACTCTACTAATGTTTCCCATAAAG TTGTTGTATCTTATAGCCCGGATCAGATTTGGAAAATGGAAGAATCAGTGCAAATCCGCGAGGCCTCTATACCAGTAGAGTTAGTTAAATCG GTGAAGGCTTTAGAAAGGGAGTTTTCAATAGAGAATTTGGTGGTTGAGTTGCCGCGGAATATAAAGCAGAAAATAGTTGATGAGATTTTGCATAGACTAAGGAGCTTGAACTCCAATAGCACTGATATTGCTAAAGAACGAG AAGTTATTGAAAGTTGGCGCAAGGAAAAACTCAAAGAGGTTAGGTTGACTCATGTGAAAGGGAATTCTAACTATACCATCTCTCTTGAAGAGACAG GTATGCTATTAAGAGCTTTGGAGTCTGATTGGGATGTGCTTTGCAAAGAAGTCGGCCTTTGGATACCTGCACAACTCGTTAACGAAGAACATGATGACAACCCGGAGGGCAGAGAGGATATTG AGGAGGAGGTTCTTCCCGGCAGAACCCTTCCATCTGAGTGTCATGCAGAACTTCACACCGATTATGATGGTACTGCGGTAAGATGGGGTCTTACCCACCATAAAGACAGTGCAGCTGAATGTTGTGAGGCTTGCTTGGATCTTGCAAGACAGGGTGAAAAGAAATGCAATATTTGGGTTTATTGTCCATCTGAGTTTGGGTGTTATTCTCCAGACATCTATCAACACAAACATCAAGAATGTTGGCTGAAATAT GATGAGAGACCTCAACTAAATTTTAAAGACAAGTATCCCGAGTCATATCAAAATTCATACCCGGCAGCACCAATAGTTGTTCCATGGGTCTCTGGAGTGGTTAGCTTATAA
- the LOC127088163 gene encoding uncharacterized protein LOC127088163 — MWGFGGRYYWGRKVDFEKANGIVVVFAWMSSEEKHLMRYVDLYASFGWNSIICHSQFLNMFFPDKATILAVDILNELVEVLKIRPCPIVFASFSGGAKACMLKVLQIISGKSETHNMDDYQLVRDSISGYIYDSSPVDFTSDMGIRFILHPSVLKVSHPPKFASWIANGIASGLDSLFLNRFESHRAEYWRTLYSTTSMQVPYLIFCSENDDLAPFEVVSNFFHRLKDLGGDVKMVKWSSSPHVGHFRHHPDEYEAAINEILGKAVAIYSHKNRRIEDENLGIEGIRDEITDPFSELRKAATTSTSFQGFVVAPSDNLSPSSLEYYDGKDVGSIADERKGSFIHLPSRPSINANGVLGQILFDVCVPKTVEDWDVRSNSKNVGLLSTTKRHTPFNPIKCIRRSRL, encoded by the exons ATGTGGGGATTTGGTGGTAGATATTATTGGGGAAGAAAAGTGGATTTTGAGAAAGCGAATGGGATAGTTGTGGTGTTCGCATGGATGTCAAGTGAGGAGAAGCACTTGATGAGATATGTGGATCTTTACGCTTCTTTTGGATGGAATTCAATCATATGCCACTCTCAATTTCTCAATAT GTTCTTCCCTGATAAAGCCACAATTCTCGCTGTTGATATTCTAAATGAACTAGTTGAG GTGCTGAAAATTAGGCCTTGTCCCATTGTCTTCGCATCTTTTTCGGGTGGTGCAAAAGCTTGTATGTTAAAGGTTCTTCAG ATAATTAGTGGGAAGTCTGAAACACATAATATG GATGATTACCAGCTTGTTAGAGACTCTATTTCTGGCTATATTTATGATTCCAGTCCAGTTGATTTTACAAGTGATATGGGCATCCGGTTTATTCTACACCCATCTGTTTTAAAAGTGTCCCATCCACCAAAATTTGCTTCATGGATTGCCAATGGCATAGCATCTGGTCTTGATTCCCTTTTCCTCAACAGATTTGAATCCCACCGTGCAGAGTATTGGCGAACACTTTACTCCACCACT AGTATGCAGGTCCCATATCTCATTTTTTGTTCAGAAAATGATGATCTCGCTCCTTTTGAAGTTGTTTCAAATTTTTTCCATCGACTAAAAGACCTTGGCGGAGATGTCAAGATGGTAAAGTGGAGTTCCTCTCCTCATGTAG GTCATTTTCGTCATCATCCTGATGAATACGAAGCTGCTATCAACGAGATCCTTGGCAAGGCAGTCGCAATTTATAGTCACAAGAACAGAAGAATTGAAGACGAGAATCTGGGCATAGAGGGAATAAGAGATGAAATCACCGATCCATTTTCTGAGCTGAGGAAAGCAGCAACAACCTCAACTAGTTTCCAGGGTTTTGTTGTTGCTCCTAGTGATAATTTGTCTCCTAGTTCACTGGAGTATTACGATGGTAAAGATGTTGGGTCCATAGCAGATGAGCGAAAAGGAAGTTTTATTCATCTCCCAAGCCGTCCAAGCATCAATGCTAATGGGGTTCTTGGCCAAATATTGTTTGACGTTTGTGTCCCCAAGACAGTTGAGGACTGGGATGTTAGATCGAATTCCAAAaatgtgggactattatccacTACTAAGAGACACACTCCTTTCAATCCTATAAAATGCATCCGACGGTCAAGGTTGTAA
- the LOC127088164 gene encoding isocitrate dehydrogenase [NAD] catalytic subunit 5, mitochondrial has protein sequence MASQILRRTLGSRYLSNPKSFSSASTPIRATLFPGDGIGPEIADSVKQVFQAAEVPIEWEEHYVGTEVDPRTQSFLTWESLESVRRNGIGLKGPMATPIGKGHRSLNLTLRKELNLYANVRPCYSLPGYKTRYDNVDLITIRENTEGEYSGLEHQVVRGVVESLKIITRHASLRVAEYAFHYAKAHGRERVSAIHKANIMQKTDGLFLKCCREVAEKYPEITYEEVVIDNCCMMLVKNPALFDVLVMPNLYGDIISDLCAGLIGGLGLTPSCNIGEGGIALAEAVHGSAPDIAGKNLANPTALLLSSVTMLRHIDLHDKADRIQNAILNTIAEGKYRTADLGGTSKTTEFTKAIIDHI, from the exons ATGGCTTCTCAGATACTCAGACGAACCCTCGGAAGCCGTTATCTCTCAAACCCTAAATCCTTCTCTTCCGCCTCCACTCCGATCCGCGCCACTCTTTTCCCCGGAGACGGTATCGGTCCCGAGATCGCCGATTCCGTCAAACAG GTATTTCAAGCTGCTGAAGTTCCAATTGAATGGGAAGAGCATTATGTAGGGACCGAAGTTGACCCTAGAACACAGAGCTTTCTTACATGGGAAAGTTTAGAATCGGTAAGGAGAAATGGGATTGGCTTGAAAGGGCCAATGGCCACCCCTATTGGAAAAGGGCATCGTTCGTTAAACCTTACTCTAAGAAAAGAACTTAATTTATATGCAAATGTTCGACCTTGTTACAGCCTTCCTGGCTACAAAACTCGGTATGATAATGTAGATCTCATCACAATTCGTGAAAATACCGAAGGCGAGTACAGTGGACTTGAACATCAG GTTGTGAGGGGTGTAGTAGAGAGTCTCAAAATCATTACGCGTCATGCAAGTTTAAGAGTGGCTGAGTATGCTTTTCACTATGCCAAGGCACATGGAAGAGAAAGAGTGTCTGCTATACACAAAGCCAACATTATGCAAAAGACTGATGGTCTTTTCCTGAAG TGTTGCCGTGAGGTTGCTGAGAAATATCCAGAGATAACGTATGAGGAAGTTGTCATTGACAATTGCTGCATGATG CTTGTGAAAAATCCTGCACTTTTTGATGTGTTGGTGATGCCTAATCTTTATGGTGACATAATCAGTGACCTTTGTGCTGGCTTGATTGGAGGATTAGGCTTGACACCCAg CTGCAACATTGGCGAGGGAGGTATTGCACTTGCTGAGGCTGTACATGGTTCAGCACCTGATATTGCCGGGAAG AATTTGGCTAATCCAACTGCTTTGCTGCTAAGTTCGGTTACTATGTTGCGCCATATCGATCTCCATGACAAAGCAGACCGAATTCAAAATGCCATCCTCAACACAATTGCAGAAGGGAAGTACCGAACTGCTGATCTCGGTGGCACTTCAAAGACAACTGAATTTACAAAAGCAATTATTGATCATATTTGA